The following is a genomic window from Halodesulfovibrio sp..
CAACACACGCAGCAAGTTGTACTGTCCACTTTGCGCCATCGTGGCGAAACGGGCAGCAAGTTTTTTCTTCATGACATCTGTTGGATAAAAATCCAGCAACGTTTGACGGAAAGCAGAGAACTCACCGCATGGGTCGCTAAACACTTCTCCATTTGTTGCTACTGCAAAGAAATGCTCCGGAACAGTATACCACTGCTGCCAAGTTGATAACGGCTGGCTGCTGTTAATGAACTTTCTGTAAAAGCCTTCTATGGTAAACAACCCGACACGACCATTACGGAATTTAGGAGCCATACGCACCGTCGCCCCCCTGAATGTCGTTGGGAAACGGGCAAAAACAGGCTCCAACAAAGGCTCAATCTTTCCAGCTACTGCTTCCGGAACCCACACGCATATACCCGGACCCCAGTCATGATCTCGCGACAATTCATCATCAAAACCGAAGCATTCGGAGCCTTCACCAACCAAGCCTATCGCCATTTGATTAACGTAGCTTGGCAGCTCATTCCGCAACATTGGTGCAGCAACTTCATCATAAAAAGCTCTGGATAACTCTAATCCCTGCATAGGTAGCTCGCTTTTACTCTATGAGCTTTGATGAATTTTAGCACGCAAACGGCTTTCTAATTCTTCTAAAGTGCCCATTCCCATGTCTGCATAGAAATTAGCATAACGGGTACGTGCTAAATTTTCGCCTTTCTGCATCGCAGTATCTACACACTGGCGGTATAAATCGAGACTCCGTTCGGACAGTGTTTCCATCTCTGCTGGAAAATACATGTCAAAACGTGCGAGTGACTGAGGAAAAAGGAAAGGAAATTCTTGGAAAAGCTCCTGCATCCACTGACGTTCTATCGCCGTAATTGCACGAACCTTATCCATGTTCGGGGACACACACGGAATAAGATTATCCATACGTGCGTACTTTTCAGTCATTAAGTTACGCCCCATACGCTCTGCCTGAATCAAATCTTCATGGTATGAAGCAATGTATTCATCGGAAAGCACAGAAAATGTCATCCAGCGCCACTTGCGAAACATGTCCGGATCTTCTTGACAGGAAGCAGTTCCGCCTTCGTTTTTAGTATTTAAAAACATAACCAGTTCGCGCTCGATTACGTCCTTAATCATCTCATCTCTATTTGGAGTGGTTTGCATACCTCGATACCTTCCTGAAAATTAATACTGTCTACGCAGCACAAAGCTTTTACAGTCGAAAATTGAATGCCGCACATCATTACTAGGAATTTTTCCCAATAGCTGTACTAGTAACTTATATTTTTGTGAAGCGAATGAAGCGAATTACTACTTTTTCTGCTTATCGCTTTGCAATACCTTCATAAAAAGAGCCGCCTTACTGCTTCTTTGGATAAAGCACAGGCGACTCCTGTAATCAATACATAACGCTTACAAAAGGTCTGTTCTGTTATTGGATATACTCATTCCATCCCAATCAGAGAACACACAGTAATACGACAACATACCGTTTACAATATAGCTTGTAATGCCGTTACCGCGATTTTTGCTCCGAGAATTATCATCAGAACAAAGAAAAACTTGCGGTACACAGCTTCAGAAATAAATGTCGAACAATATATTCCTAACTTACTCCCGATCACTACAGCTGGAACAGACGCCGCGTAGATAGTGAGTGCAAAACTATCAATATTCCCTACGGCAAATTGTGTTGAAACAATAAGCACGCCAGTGAGAATAAATCCTGCACTGATGACAGCTTTCACTGCATTTTTCGGGCATCCGCAGTACGCAGTATACACCGCAAGCGGAGGACCATTAAAGCTGAATGCCATTCCAAGGGAGCTGGATAGAGCACCTGCTACATAACCCCACGCAGGATTAATCGTGCGCTGCTCCTTTGTTACCGAGTACAAGTTCCAGAGAGCATACACAGCAACAAACGCCCCCATACCAAGCCTAAGCAATTGTTCCGGTGCAAATTGTAATGCATATGCGCTCAGCACCACGCCCGGAAGTGCACCTATCAACAACGGTCTGGTATACCGCCATTCAATATGATTTCGATACACCCAGCCTGCATGGCAGTTAAGAGTAAGCACAATCATTGTGGCACTGGGTACCAAAACCGAAACATCTGTAACATAACTGATGATCGGCATTGCAACCATTGCTGCCCCAAATCCGGCAAGCCCGTTTACAAAACCGCCAACAAGCCACCCCATAGCAATAAAAAGAATATGTTCCATCGTGTCATTATACTAAAGTGTACTTCTAAATTGCGTGTGCAAAGATTCCCGCCAATGTTTCTCCTTGGAAAACAAAAAGATGTTCAAAGCGCAGCAGCGCTATGTCGAAACAAATTTTTTGCTCATACCGCACCAAGGTGAAAAAGGTGCCAGCAGCACAAGTTTACAATGTAGAAAGACACCCTAAGCTGCTGCGTCTTATTTTGAGCAGCAATATTGTTCCCATGCTTTAGCGACAACAAGTGTGGCAAGAACTGCGCGTTCCGGAATTGTTGCAGAAACAAGAAATTCTTCCACAGAATGCAGCTTTCCGCCTAACGGACCGATACCGTCGATAACAGGAATGCCTGTTTGGGAAATAATATTTGCGTCAGAACCACCGCCGCAGTGCGCACATTGAATGTCATAGCCATGCTTTGTGCCGACTTCCTTTACCATATCGTACAGCCCTAAAATGGCATCATTCGTAACCATTGGAGGACGCGCAGTCATTGTTTTTACTGAGCAAGTTGTTCCTTCAGTGAATGGTTTTGCCGCAAGCTCCTGCACCGCTTTCCACACATTGTCACCGCATTCTTTTTTGCTGTATCGAAACTCTACAATAGCGCGGGCTTTTTCAGCAACGGTATTGGCACCAACGCCACCCTCAACGGTTCCAACATTAACGCTGGTTCCCTGTTCGATATCATTCAAGGCTTCGTACGCTTGAATTTGGTGCGCTATTTCAAGAATGGCACTGGCTTTGTGTGCACCAACATTTCCAGCATGCCCAGCCTTGCCTGTGACTTCTAACTCAAATGTCATGCGACCTTTTCGTCCGATTACGAGTTCGCCGCCTTCTTTTGTAGATTCCAGAACAAACCCTGCAAAACTGTTTTCCGCTTCTTGCAAAATAAGTTCTGCGGAGTGTGTTGAACCTGTCTCTTCATCTGAGTTACAAATAAAAGCAATAGACATGTTCTGCAATAAGCCAAGAGCATCAAGCGCCTTTAACAGGTAGATACCCACAACCAAACCGCATTTCATATCCGCAACACCCGGACCATAAAAATTTGTGGCGTCCTGAGTGAAAGAATTAAATCCTAGCTCCGGTGGAAAGACTGTATCCATATGTCCACACATAAGCAGACCTTTTACACCGTCTTTATGCAGTTGTGTTTCAATAACAAGGTTGTCACCGACTTCTGTGCGCGCTTCACGGCGAACATGCAATCCTATGGACTCGCATTCCTGTTGAATAACTGTTGCAACGGCATCTACTCCAGATTTGTTTCCAGTATAGCTGTTTATCTCAACTAATTTTTGCAACAGCGAAACCATTTCCTGCTCATGCGCAGCAATAAATTTGCGAACTTCTGTAATCATCTGTCACTCCTTCCCTTTTCGCCATATCTAAAAAATGTAATTGTATTATAACCTTCAATGCCGGACAAACACCTATATTCAAAACACATTACCGCCGGAAACTCATCATTTTTCGGAGTGTCTCTTGATTCTCAAGATTTTCTTTCGTATAGTCAAACGATTTTGAGTGAGATTAACAAGCAAGGAGAGATTTATGCGTAATAGATTTATGGCTCTTGTCACCGTCTGCATGCTGCTGCTCGTGTGCGCTGCTGGTGCTTTTGCACAGACGCTGACCATCGGTCTGAAAGGTGAACCAACCTCTCTTGACCCGCATTTCCATAACGTAAATGCAAACAACGAACAGGCTATTTATGTTTTCGACAAACTCATCCGTCAGGATTCTCGTCAAAAACTTATGCCGGGACTCGCTGTTTCCTGGTCTCCAGTAAGCGACAACGTATGGGAAGTTAAACTTCGCGAAGGCGTAACTTTCCACGACGGTTCTCCATTTACCGCAGAAGACGTTAAATTTACTATCGAACGTATCCCGACTGTTCCTAACAGCCCGTCTTCTTACACTGCAATGGTCAGTGCCATTAAAGAAATGGAAATTGTGGACCCGCTCACCATTCGATTCCACACAGACGGTCCTTCTCCACTTCTTCCTCGTAACCTCTCTACATTCAATATTATTTCTAAAAAACATGGTGAAGGCGCAACAACTGCTGACTTCAACTCCGGTAAAGCCACCATCGGCACCGGTCCTTACATGTTAGTTGAATGGAAACGTGGTGATTCCATTATCTACAAACGTAATGACAACTACTGGGGCGAAAAAATGCCTTGGGAAACCATTATTGCTAAGCCTATTACCAATGATGGAACTCGTGTAGCTGCACTTAAATCCGGCGACGTTGATCTTATCAACTTTGTTCCACCGGCAGACGTAGCGCACCTTTCCAAAGATGCAAAACTCACCATGTCTAAATCTCCATCTACTCGTCTCATTTACCTGCACCTTGATTCCGACCGTGATGACAGCCCTATGGTAACTGACAACAACGGTAAAAAAATCAAGAACCCGTTGAAAGACGTACGAGTACGTAAAGCTATTTCCAAAGCAATCCACCGTAAAGCTATCGCTGCACGCATTATGGACGGTCTTGCTGTTCCTGCTGCACAGATGGTTCCTGAGGGCTACGAAGGTACAAGCAAAAACCTGAAGCCTGAAGAATACGACCCGAAAGGCGCTAAAGCTCTGCTCGCAGAAGCTGGTTACCCTGAAGGTTTTAAAATTACCATCCACGGTCCAAACGACCGTTATGTAAACGACGGCGATATTGCACAGGCTATTGCACAGATGCTGACTAAAGTTGGTATTAAAACAGAAGTAAACACCATGCCTAAGAGTGTATACTTCGGCAAAGCTTCTGCTCTCGAATTCAGCCTCATGCTCGTTGGCTGGGCTACCGACACCGGTGAGCACTCCAACTGCATAGCTGCACTGCTTCATACCTACGATAAAGAAAAAGGCTTCGGCTCTTCTAACCGTGGTCGCTACTCCAACCCTAAAGTTGACGCTCTGCTCGAAGAAGCTCTCGTTACCGTTGACCCTGTAAAGCATAACGAACTTCTTGTAGAAGCTGTTGAGCTTGGTCTTGGTGAAGTAGGCATCGTACCTATTCACTATCAGGTAAACGTGTGGGCTATGAAAAAAGGTCTCAACTACGAAGGTCGTGCAGACGGCTACACACTTCCACGCGCTATCAGCGTTGCGAAATAGCGTTTGAGTTGACCTAAACCACGACGCTGCCGTCGTGCATACATGACAAACAATCTGGATACGCGAACGACGCCTGTTCGCACTCAGAAAAACAACACAAGGTGCATACACGTACACAAGTTCACTTAGTACAACACACCGCAATGCTTTAGTTTGTCATTTTTATGATTACACCTGTTGAAGGGGCGTGGATATCACGCCCCTTCAACCTGTTTTTTACCCCTTTGGCTTTTTTGGAGCGTCATCCTTTATGCTCGCTTTCCTTATACGTCGCATATCGCAGAGCGCTGTCGTTCTGCTTGTTATGTCCCTGCTAGTTTTCGTGGGCGTGTTTTACATCGGTAACCCTATCGATATTCTAATCGCACCGGACGCGACTCCGGCTGAATATGCACGCGCTGTCCATGAACTGGGACTGGATAAACCGTTGTGGGAACAGTACACCATCTTTTTGAAAGGTGCTCTGCATGGCGATTTCGGTAACTCTTTTGTGTATAACGAACCGGCACTCAAGGTTATTCTTGATCGCCTCCCTGCCACACTGGAGCTTGCGTTTACTGCCATGTTTATTGCAGTAATTTTCGGCATTCCACTCGGTATGGTTGCCGGTATGAAAGCAAACAGCTGGATTGGAAGAAACATTATGCGTTTCTCAATCCTCGGATTCAGTCTGCCGACGTTCTGGGTCGGGCTTATGCTTATCATCATATTCTCGGTACACCTGAACTGGCTGCCTTCGGGGGGACGAGGCGAAACTGTCATGCTTCTGGGCATTCCTGTCAGCTTTCTTACGCTCGGTGGGCTGGCACATCTTATTTTGCCTGCCACCAACCTTGCCCTGTTTAAGACATCACTCGCTATCCGCCTTACCCGCGCTGGTGTGCAAGAAAACATGCAGATGGACTACGTTAAATTTGCCCGTGCAAAAGGCTTGTCCGAAACCCGTGTTATCGGGCTGCATGTTATGAAAAACATCATGATTCCGGTTATTACAGTTCTTGGTATGGAGTTCGGTAGCCTCATTGCCTTTGCAGTTGTTACCGAAACCATTTTTGCATGGCCGGGAATGGGCAAACTGGTTATCGACTCTATCGGTGTGCTTGATCGTCCGATTATCGTAGCCTACCTGCTTATTACCGTAGCAATGTTCATCATTATTAACTTAGTTGTGGACATTCTGTACTCCATTCTTGACCCGCGCGTACGCCTTGGTCAGGAACGATAACCGCGAGGATCTGAAATGGCAGATAATATGACAGAAGCTACTGTACAGGCTCCGGCGGTTCATGATGAATCCTTGTTCCTGCAAGCAGTAAAAGAATTTTTTGAAAACCGTGTGGCAGCGGTCGGTCTTGTTCTTTTAATCATAATGATCGGCATCGCGCTGTTTGCTCCGTATATCGCTCCGCAAAATCCATACGACTTGATGGCTATCGACATTATGGACGGCAAACTTGCGCCGGGTTCCACGTCTTTTGACGGGTCTATTTCATACTGGCTCGGCACAGACAGCCAAGGTCGCGACATGTTCAGCTCTATTCTTTACGGGCTGCGCATTTCACTGGGTGTTGGCGTTGTATCAACTATCATCGCACTTATTATTGGTGCAATCATAGGGCTTTGGGCTGCATATGTCGGTGGTAAAACAGATACCGTCATCATGCGTATTGTTGACTTGCAGCTGAGTTTTCCAGCAATCCTTGTTGCGCTCATCCTGCTGGCAATTCTCGGTAAAGGGGTCGATAAAATCATCCTTGCCCTGATTCTTGTTCAGTGGGCGTACTACGCCCGAGCCATCCGTTCCAACGTACTTGTTGAACGCAGTAAAGAATATGTTGAAGCTGCCAAATGCCTCGCACTACCGCAGCGCCGCATCATGTTCTCCCATGTATTACCGAACTGTACTCCTGAACTTATTGTAATCTCTACCGTTAAAGTAGCGAGTGCCATCGCGCTTGAAGCAACCCTTTCTTTCCTCGGGCTTGGTATGCCAATTACCGAACCATCATTAGGTTTGCTTATTTCCAACGGCTTTAAATACCTGCAAAGCGGCTACTACTGGATCAGTTTTTATCCGGGTGTTGCCCTGCTCATACTTATTGTAAGCATCAACCTTGTTGGTGACAGATTACGTGACGTTCTGAACCCGAGGTTAAAACGATGAGCACTCCATTACTCGAAATTACCAATCTTAAAACACACTTCTTTACCCGTGCTGGCGTGGCTAAAGCTGTTAACGGCATTTCTCTTACCATCGAAAAGGGAGAGGTTGTCGGTATTGTGGGTGAATCCGGCAGTGGTAAATCCGTAACTGGTTTTTCAATCATGGGACTGGTGGATGAGCCGGGTCGTGTTGTTGATGGCTCTATTAAATTCAAAGGACGGGAGCTGTTAACGCAGTCTACAGAAGAATGGCGCAACTTCCGCGGCAATGAAGTTGCTATGATCTTTCAAGATCCGATGATGACGTTGAATCCGGTTTTGCGCATCGATACTCAAATGATCGAAGCGGTCCGTACCCATAAAAAAGTCAGCAAAGCAGAAGCGCGAGAGCGTGCCATCGAAGCTCTTGGCATGGTGGGAATTCCTTCACCGGAAAAACGAGTCAAAGCTTACCCGCACCAGTTCTCAGGTGGTATGCGTCAGCGTGTTGCTATTGCAACAGGTTTACTTAACCACCCTGACCTTATTATTGCGGATGAGCCGACCACTGCGCTTGATGTAACCATCCAAAGTCAGATTCTTTCTGAGATGCAGCAGTTATGCCGCAAAACTGGCATGTCTCTTATGTGGGTTACGCATGACCTTACAGTTATTGCCGGATTAGCAAATCGTGTTGCCGTTATGTACGCTGGAAAAATTATTGAAGAAGGTCCAGTAGAGGCGGTGCTCGACAAGCCGCTTCACCCGTACACTGAAGGACTGGTAGGTTCTGTGCCAAGCCGTAACCATCGTGGCGAACCGCTGTATCAGATTCCGGGTATGACTCCTTCCCTCATCAATTTACCTGAAGGCTGCTCCTTCCGCATGCGATGTCCTAAAGCGACAGAAAAATGTCTGTGTAAGCCGCCGGTAACCGAAACAGAGAACGGGCGCCGTGTCTGCTGTTTTCATCCAAACCTGTAACCCGTAGAACGGAAACATTTATGAGCGATTCCAATACACCATATCTTCAATGTGAAGGACTGAGCCGTGCTTTTGTTAAAAAGCTCGATTTAGCCGGACGTATTGCCCGTTCCCTAGGTTCCAACATACGTGAGGAACGGGTACAGGCTGTTGATTCTGTAGACCTCTCTGTCATGCCGGGTGAAGTGCTCGGACTCGTAGGAGAGTCCGGCTGTGGCAAATCAACCCTTGGGCGAATGCTTTGCGGCATTCTTCCACGCAGTGAAGGCAAAATTTATTACAAAGGTCAGGATGTCGATATATTATCCAAACAAGACCTTACCGATTATAATGTCAACGTGCAGATGATCTTTCAAGACCCGTTCGCGTCGCTTAACCCGCGTAAACGTGTCAAAAACATCATCGGCGAGGCTCCGCTGTATCATAAATTAACCAGTTCATCCGAGTTGGACGATTATCTCGCAAAAGTAATGCTGCGATGCGGGCTAGACCCGTCATACGCGCATCGCTACCCTCACCAGTTCTCTGGCGGTCAACGACAACGCATCGGTATTGCCCGTGCTATGGCTGTACAACCAGAATGTCTTGTGTGTGATGAATCTGTCGCTGCGCTTGACGTATCAATTCAAGCTCAAATTCTGAACCTCTTCATGGAGTTGCGCTCAGAACTGAACCTGACATGTTTATTCATCAGCCATGACCTTGGCGTAGTGGAACACATTTCCGACAGAATTGCGGTAATGTATCTCGGACGTGTTGTTGAAGTTGCCCCTGTGGAAGATATTTTCAGCAACCCTTTCCATCCGTACACTAAAGCATTGTTAGATGAAGT
Proteins encoded in this region:
- a CDS encoding DUF4037 domain-containing protein — translated: MQGLELSRAFYDEVAAPMLRNELPSYVNQMAIGLVGEGSECFGFDDELSRDHDWGPGICVWVPEAVAGKIEPLLEPVFARFPTTFRGATVRMAPKFRNGRVGLFTIEGFYRKFINSSQPLSTWQQWYTVPEHFFAVATNGEVFSDPCGEFSAFRQTLLDFYPTDVMKKKLAARFATMAQSGQYNLLRVLKRNDTAAALLASSRFVESTIGALYLMQGKYMPFYKWAFRGMQDLQDGQHIAAKLHNVLALNLTQGADIVSRAEAAVEAVCIEMVALLQKKGLSRSNEAWLMEQAEMIQSQIENPQIRSLPVLHGVQCS
- a CDS encoding DUF4125 family protein, which produces MQTTPNRDEMIKDVIERELVMFLNTKNEGGTASCQEDPDMFRKWRWMTFSVLSDEYIASYHEDLIQAERMGRNLMTEKYARMDNLIPCVSPNMDKVRAITAIERQWMQELFQEFPFLFPQSLARFDMYFPAEMETLSERSLDLYRQCVDTAMQKGENLARTRYANFYADMGMGTLEELESRLRAKIHQSS
- a CDS encoding sulfite exporter TauE/SafE family protein — translated: MEHILFIAMGWLVGGFVNGLAGFGAAMVAMPIISYVTDVSVLVPSATMIVLTLNCHAGWVYRNHIEWRYTRPLLIGALPGVVLSAYALQFAPEQLLRLGMGAFVAVYALWNLYSVTKEQRTINPAWGYVAGALSSSLGMAFSFNGPPLAVYTAYCGCPKNAVKAVISAGFILTGVLIVSTQFAVGNIDSFALTIYAASVPAVVIGSKLGIYCSTFISEAVYRKFFFVLMIILGAKIAVTALQAIL
- a CDS encoding M20 family metallopeptidase gives rise to the protein MITEVRKFIAAHEQEMVSLLQKLVEINSYTGNKSGVDAVATVIQQECESIGLHVRREARTEVGDNLVIETQLHKDGVKGLLMCGHMDTVFPPELGFNSFTQDATNFYGPGVADMKCGLVVGIYLLKALDALGLLQNMSIAFICNSDEETGSTHSAELILQEAENSFAGFVLESTKEGGELVIGRKGRMTFELEVTGKAGHAGNVGAHKASAILEIAHQIQAYEALNDIEQGTSVNVGTVEGGVGANTVAEKARAIVEFRYSKKECGDNVWKAVQELAAKPFTEGTTCSVKTMTARPPMVTNDAILGLYDMVKEVGTKHGYDIQCAHCGGGSDANIISQTGIPVIDGIGPLGGKLHSVEEFLVSATIPERAVLATLVVAKAWEQYCCSK
- a CDS encoding ABC transporter substrate-binding protein; protein product: MRNRFMALVTVCMLLLVCAAGAFAQTLTIGLKGEPTSLDPHFHNVNANNEQAIYVFDKLIRQDSRQKLMPGLAVSWSPVSDNVWEVKLREGVTFHDGSPFTAEDVKFTIERIPTVPNSPSSYTAMVSAIKEMEIVDPLTIRFHTDGPSPLLPRNLSTFNIISKKHGEGATTADFNSGKATIGTGPYMLVEWKRGDSIIYKRNDNYWGEKMPWETIIAKPITNDGTRVAALKSGDVDLINFVPPADVAHLSKDAKLTMSKSPSTRLIYLHLDSDRDDSPMVTDNNGKKIKNPLKDVRVRKAISKAIHRKAIAARIMDGLAVPAAQMVPEGYEGTSKNLKPEEYDPKGAKALLAEAGYPEGFKITIHGPNDRYVNDGDIAQAIAQMLTKVGIKTEVNTMPKSVYFGKASALEFSLMLVGWATDTGEHSNCIAALLHTYDKEKGFGSSNRGRYSNPKVDALLEEALVTVDPVKHNELLVEAVELGLGEVGIVPIHYQVNVWAMKKGLNYEGRADGYTLPRAISVAK
- a CDS encoding ABC transporter permease, with translation MLAFLIRRISQSAVVLLVMSLLVFVGVFYIGNPIDILIAPDATPAEYARAVHELGLDKPLWEQYTIFLKGALHGDFGNSFVYNEPALKVILDRLPATLELAFTAMFIAVIFGIPLGMVAGMKANSWIGRNIMRFSILGFSLPTFWVGLMLIIIFSVHLNWLPSGGRGETVMLLGIPVSFLTLGGLAHLILPATNLALFKTSLAIRLTRAGVQENMQMDYVKFARAKGLSETRVIGLHVMKNIMIPVITVLGMEFGSLIAFAVVTETIFAWPGMGKLVIDSIGVLDRPIIVAYLLITVAMFIIINLVVDILYSILDPRVRLGQER
- a CDS encoding ABC transporter permease, encoding MADNMTEATVQAPAVHDESLFLQAVKEFFENRVAAVGLVLLIIMIGIALFAPYIAPQNPYDLMAIDIMDGKLAPGSTSFDGSISYWLGTDSQGRDMFSSILYGLRISLGVGVVSTIIALIIGAIIGLWAAYVGGKTDTVIMRIVDLQLSFPAILVALILLAILGKGVDKIILALILVQWAYYARAIRSNVLVERSKEYVEAAKCLALPQRRIMFSHVLPNCTPELIVISTVKVASAIALEATLSFLGLGMPITEPSLGLLISNGFKYLQSGYYWISFYPGVALLILIVSINLVGDRLRDVLNPRLKR
- a CDS encoding ABC transporter ATP-binding protein, which gives rise to MSTPLLEITNLKTHFFTRAGVAKAVNGISLTIEKGEVVGIVGESGSGKSVTGFSIMGLVDEPGRVVDGSIKFKGRELLTQSTEEWRNFRGNEVAMIFQDPMMTLNPVLRIDTQMIEAVRTHKKVSKAEARERAIEALGMVGIPSPEKRVKAYPHQFSGGMRQRVAIATGLLNHPDLIIADEPTTALDVTIQSQILSEMQQLCRKTGMSLMWVTHDLTVIAGLANRVAVMYAGKIIEEGPVEAVLDKPLHPYTEGLVGSVPSRNHRGEPLYQIPGMTPSLINLPEGCSFRMRCPKATEKCLCKPPVTETENGRRVCCFHPNL
- a CDS encoding ABC transporter ATP-binding protein codes for the protein MSDSNTPYLQCEGLSRAFVKKLDLAGRIARSLGSNIREERVQAVDSVDLSVMPGEVLGLVGESGCGKSTLGRMLCGILPRSEGKIYYKGQDVDILSKQDLTDYNVNVQMIFQDPFASLNPRKRVKNIIGEAPLYHKLTSSSELDDYLAKVMLRCGLDPSYAHRYPHQFSGGQRQRIGIARAMAVQPECLVCDESVAALDVSIQAQILNLFMELRSELNLTCLFISHDLGVVEHISDRIAVMYLGRVVEVAPVEDIFSNPFHPYTKALLDEVPRLDRRGVDFTPLKGEIPSPLDPPAGCHFHPRCPHAMDICAKEAPVDTEIAPGRRACCHLATMP